The following proteins are encoded in a genomic region of Pan troglodytes isolate AG18354 chromosome 2, NHGRI_mPanTro3-v2.0_pri, whole genome shotgun sequence:
- the LOC129143603 gene encoding uncharacterized protein LOC129143603, producing MDAGTWRAGAAVVNGHATIWAQALPPETSAQKAELIALTKALELSQGKKANIYTDSRYAFATAHTHGSIYERRGLLTSEGKEIKNKAEIIALLKALFLPKKVAIIHCPGHQKGHDPVAQGNRQADQAAKQAARVETLTLVSETSKADQMPPPTSHTYTPEDQKEAVALGATENQETKNWEKDGKTVLPQKEAMAMLQQMHAWTHLSSKKLRLLIEKTDFLIPRVGTLLEQVTLACKACQQVNAGVTRVPAGIRAQGNRPGTYWEVDFTEVKPHSGGYKYLLVFVDTFSGWVEAYPTRQETAHIVAKKILEEIFPRFGLPKVIGSDNGPAFVSQARLKGLQAVQAQIWTPLAELYQPGHPQTSHPFQVGDSVYVRRHRSQGLEPRWKGPYIVLLTTPTAVKVDGVAAWIHASHVKAAPEVSGPVSPEKWRLHRSRDPLKIRLSRV from the exons ATGGACGCAGGTACCTGGAGGGCGGGGGCGGCGGTAGTAAATGGACATGCTACGATATGGGCGCAGGCACTGCCTCCCGAAACTTCTGCCCAAAAGGCTGAGCTAATTGCTCTAACAAAGGCCTTAGAGCTATCGCAGGGGAAGAAGGCTAACATCTACACAGACAGTCGGTATGCCTTTGCCACAGCCCACACTCATGGGAGCATTTACGAGAGGCGAGGTCTCCTAACATcagaagggaaagaaatcaagaataagGCTGAAATAATCGCCTTATTAAAGGCCCTCTTCCTCCCTAAGAAGGTGGCCATAATTCATTGTCCTGGACATCAAAAAGGACATGACCCTGTCGCCCAGGGTAACAGGCAAGCTGACCAAGCAGCCAAGCAGGCTGCTAGAGTAGAGACATTGACATTAGTTTCAGAAACCAGCAAGGCTGACCAGATGCCCCCTCCCACAAGCCATACCTATACACCAGAGGACCAGAAAGAGGCAGTAGCCTTAGGAGCCACAGAGAACCAAGAGACTAAAAACTGGGAAAAAGACGGGAAGACAGTCCTCCCACAAAAAGAGGCCATGGCCATGCTGCAACAGATGCACGCTTGGACACATTTAAGTAGCAAGAAACTGAGACTGCTCATTGAGAAGACTGACTTCTTAATCCCCAGGGTTGGTACCCTTCTAGAGCAAGTGACGCTCGCTTGCAAGGCCTGTCAGCAAGTAAACGCCGGGGTCACGCGAGTCCCGGCGGGGATAAGGGCACAGGGCAACCGCCCTGGGACCTATTGGGAAGTGGACTTTACTGAAGTAAAGCCTCACAGTGgaggatataaatatttattagtatttGTAGACACATTTTCAGGATGGGTAGAAGCCTACCCCACCCGGCAAGAAACGGCCCACATAGTGGCcaagaaaatattagaagaaatctTCCCCAGATTTGGACTTCCCAAGGTAATCGGGTCAGACAATGGGCCAGCCTTCGTCTCCCAG GCTCGCCTGAAAGGGCTGCAGGCAGTGCAAGCCCAAATCTGGACTCCTCTGGCAGAACTGTACCAGCCTGGACACCCACAGACCAGTCACCCTTTCCAAGTGGGAGACTCCGTCTATGTCAGACGACATCGCTCCCAAGGACTAGAACCCCGGTGGAAGGGACCATACATCGTCCTCCTCACCACACCCACTGCTGTAAAAGTTGACGGGGTCGCCGCCTGGATCCACGCATCCCACGTGAAAGCAGCTCCGGAGGTGTCCGGACCAGTGTCGCCTGAGAAATGGAGACTTCATCGCTCCAGGGACCCCCTCAAGATAAGACTCTCCCGTGTCTAA